One genomic window of Arachis stenosperma cultivar V10309 chromosome 10, arast.V10309.gnm1.PFL2, whole genome shotgun sequence includes the following:
- the LOC130954343 gene encoding probable polyol transporter 4 isoform X1: MGLVGVQENGDGNGDVLSEISLGTKPKYTRMDSDLDEAEEEDLPSSNKHDSKKYIMACAVFASLNSVLLGYDVGVMSGAIIFIQQDLKITEVQQEVLVGILSIISLLGSLAGGKTSDVIGRKWTIGLAAVIFQTGGAIMALAPSFKVLMIGRLLAGVGIGFGVMIAPVYIAEISPAVARGSLTSFPEICINLGILLGYISNYEFSELPSHINWRLMLGVGLLPSVVIALALFIIPESPRWLVMQNRVEAARLVLRKISESEKEAEEKLKEIQVAAGLANAEKYEAKAVWKEILCPSPPVRRMLITGCGIQCFQQITGIDTTVYYSPIIFKNAGITETTQLLAATVTVGFTKTLFILIAIFLIDKVGRKPLLYASTIGMTVCLFSLSLSLAFLDHAKVGIVLAILSVCGNVASFSVGLGPICWVLSSEIFPLRLRAQASALGAVGSRVSSGIISMSFLSVSRAITVAGTFFVFGIISCSAVAFVHYCVPETKGKTLEEIEVLFHDKDDESRGNEVEMGDVERLMQKS, from the exons ATGGGGTTGGTTGGTGTCCAAGAGAATGGGGATGGGAATGGAGATGTTCTATCTGAGATTTCATTGGGGACCAAGCCCAAGTACACAAGGATGGACTCTGATCTTGATGAGGCCGAAGAAGAAGACTTGCCATCATCTAACAAGCATGATTCCAAGAAATATATAATGGCTTGTGCCGTCTTTGCCTCTTTGAATTCAGTGCTTCTCGGCTATG ATGTTGGTGTTATGAGTGGAGCGATTATATTCATTCAACAGGATCTGAAGATCACTGAGGTTCAACAAGAAGTTCTTGTTGGAATTTTGAGCATAATATCGCTGTTGGGTAGTTTAGCAGGTGGAAAGACATCTGATGTCATTGGTAGAAAATGGACAATTGGTTTGGCTGCTGTCATCTTCCAAACCGGTGGAGCCATTATGGCTCTTGCGCCTTCTTTTAAAGTACTGATGATAGGAAGACTCTTGGCCGGGGTGGGTATAGGTTTCGGCGTCATGATTGCGCCTGTGTATATTGCTGAAATATCTCCTGCCGTTGCTAGGGGATCTCTTACATCCTTCCCTGAGATATGCATAAATTTGGGAATCCTTCTTGGCTACATATCAAATTATGAATTTTCGGAGCTTCCATCGCATATAAATTGGAGGCTAATGCTTGGTGTGGGACTTCTTCCTTCGGTGGTTATTGCTCTTGCTTTGTTTATCATTCCTGAATCTCCGAGATGGCTTGTGATGCAGAATAGAGTTGAAGCAGCGAGGCTGGTGCTGAGGAAGATAAGCGAGAGCGAAAAGGAGGCTGAGGAAAAGTTGAAAGAAATCCAGGTAGCTGCTGGATTAGCTAATGCTGAGAAGTATGAAGCTAAAGCTGTTTGGAAAGAAATATTATGTCCTTCACCTCCGGTTCGAAGAATGCTTATAACTGGTTGTGGAATTCAATGTTTCCAACAGATTACAGGCATAGACACAACTGTGTATTACAGCCCAATAATCTTCAAGAATGCTGGTATCACTGAGACCACTCAGCTTCTTGCAGCAACAGTCACTGTTGGCTTCACCAAAACACTCTTCATCCTGATAGCTATATTTCTGATTGACAAAGTGGGGCGAAAGCCGTTGCTTTATGCAAGCACAATTGGGATGACAGTCTGTTTATTTAGCCTGAGCCTCTCTCTAGCTTTTCTGGATCATGCAAAAGTTGGGATTGTATTGGCAATCCTATCAGTTTGTGGAAATGTAGCTTCTTTCTCAGTAGGACTTGGCCCTATATGCTGGGTTCTGTCATCAGAGATATTCCCTTTGAGACTTAGAGCTCAAGCATCAGCTCTTGGAGCCGTCGGAAGTAGGGTAAGTAGTGGCATCATATCCATGTCCTTCCTCTCGGTCAGTCGTGCAATCACAGTTGCAGGAACCTTCTTTGTGTTTGGCATCATCTCATGTTCTGCCGTCGCCTTTGTTCATTACTGTGTTCCAGAGACAAAAGGGAAGACTTTGGAGGAAATTGAGGTTCTCTTCCATGATAAAGATGATGAATCACGGGGAAATGAGGTTGAAATGGGAGATGTAGAGCGCCTGATGCAGAAGTCATGA
- the LOC130955449 gene encoding uncharacterized protein At4g19900-like — MEENYHFSSSSALHFKRYLLSLLFSLPTSLYALLLLFLLTYNGFTVFWIHVPLSLLSPPTHHTKWPPASSVSLAVKEETLPPINKTHLALLPQNTNFPPFPITEKQHRRRTRVKRHHKRGLRSLLLEEPQFPLFRSRIKAFFYGNSSSSGSCKFRFFMTWISPLKAFGVRELLSVESLFKSHREACLVIVSKSMDSDTGTQILNPFVENGFRVTAIAPDFKYIFKGTHAESWFQKLKEGNVNPGEVSLGQNLSNLLRLALLYKFGGAYIDADVVVLKSFSKLRNTIGAQNLDPRTGEWSRLNNAVLVFDKKHPLLFKFIQEFALTFDGNKWGHNGPYLISRVVSRVRRNQQERFENFTVLPPSAFYPVDWRGISSLFLRPRDEIHGTWLEKKKEQISKESFAVHLWNRHSKKLKVVKGSIVDSIISSCCIFCNI; from the coding sequence ATGGAAGAGAACTAccatttctcttcttcttctgcattgCACTTTAAAAGATATTTACTTTCTCTGCTCTTCTCTCTCCCCACTTCACTATAtgctctcctcctcctctttctctTGACCTACAATGGTTTCACAGTGTTCTGGATTCATgtccctctctctcttctttccccTCCAACACACCACACCAAATGGCCTCCTGCTTCTTCTGTGTCCCTTGCGGTAAAAGAAGAAACTTTACCACCCATTAACAAGACCCATTTGGCGCTTCTCCCTCAAAACACAAACTTTCCTCCTTTTCCCATCACTGAAAAGCAGCATAGAAGGCGTACAAGAGTGAAAAGGCACCACAAGCGTGGCCTCAGAAGCCTACTTCTAGAAGAGCCTCAATTCCCATTGTTTCGGTCCAGAATCAAGGCCTTCTTTTATGGCAATTCCTCTTCTTCTGGTTCTTGCAAGTTCAGGTTCTTCATGACTTGGATTTCACCATTGAAGGCATTTGGTGTAAGAGAATTGCTTTCTGTGGAGAGCTTGTTCAAGTCTCACCGTGAAGCTTGTTTGGTCATAGTTTCAAAGTCAATGGATTCTGACACAGGAACTCAGATTCTGAATCCTTTTGTGGAAAATGGATTCAGGGTCACTGCCATTGCACCTGATTTCAAATACATATTCAAGGGAACTCATGCTGAATCATGGTTTCAAAAGTTAAAGGAAGGGAATGTGAACCCTGGTGAAGTTTCCTTGGGACAAAACCTCTCCAATTTGCTTAGGCTTGCATTGTTGTACAAGTTTGGAGGTGCATACATTGATGCTGATGTAGTGGTCTTGAAGAGCTTCTCCAAATTAAGGAACACAATTGGAGCTCAGAATCTTGATCCAAGAACTGGTGAATGGAGTCGTTTGAACAATGCAGTGTTGGTATTTGACAAGAAGCACCCTTTGCTTTTCAAGTTCATTCAAGAATTTGCACTCACTTTTGATGGGAATAAATGGGGTCATAATGGTCCTTATTTGATTTCAAGGGTGGTTTCTAGGGTGAGAAGGAACCAGCAAGAAAGGTTTGAGAATTTCACTGTTCTGCCACCATCTGCATTTTATCCTGTGGATTGGAGAGGGATTAGCAGTTTGTTTTTGAGGCCAAGAGATGAGATTCATGGAACAtggttggagaagaagaaggagcaaaTTAGCAAAGAGAGTTTTGCTGTGCACCTATGGAATAGGCATAGTAAGAAGCTTAAGGTTGTAAAGGGAAGCATTGTTGATAGTATCATATCAAGTTGTTGCATCTTCTGCAACATTTAA
- the LOC130955448 gene encoding wings apart-like protein 1, producing MCYHMERESSIKRIDLSQKSQLVRCSQLKSSLSVSETPSTSMTYSYSPNMRDNPSKFAPSSGADCKTCMIQLEISDDNQDPFAFDEDDIAPPKWDLPSIKQRKSHAKKYEVTSREFEEGCLSQTSVSNGDVNCSSSYVGGEEGSSLLTDCLLTAIKVLINLTNDNPIGCHQIAEYGGLEIMPLLIAQHFPSFSSSSLPTFHIKENKPNSVKDHRHDRHLTDHEIDFIVAILGLLVNLVEKDGHNRSRLAAASVLLPCSEVLDHEIRKDVIPLLCSIFLANQGGSEDSNEDKYLLLNEEAAILQGEKEARKTIVEAYSALLLAFLSTDSNDIHEAVANNLPDHNLSILVPVLERFVEFHLALKMISPATHKAVSEVIESCKVR from the exons ATGTGCTATCATATGGAGAGAGAATCTTCCATAAAGAGGATTGATCTTTCACAGAAGAGCCAACTTGTGAGATGCAGCCAGTTAAAAAGTTCTCTATCAGTTTCTGAAACTCCCAGCACTTCAATGACATACAGTTATTCACCGAATATGAGAGACAATCCTTCCAAATTTGCACCATCTAGTGGTGCGGATTGTAAAACATGTATGATCCAACTTGAAATTTCAGATGATAATCAAGATCCATTTGCATTTGATGAGGATGACATTGCACCTCCTAAGTGGGACTTACCATCAATCAAGCAAAGAAAGTCGCATGCTAAAAAATATGAGGTAACAAGCAGAGAATTTGAAGAAGGATGTTTATCACAGACTAGTGTGAGCAATGGGGATGTCAATTGTTCCAGTTCTTACGTTGGTGGTGAAGAAGGTTCCAGTCTTCTCACTGATTGCCTTCTTACTGCTATTAAG GTGCTGATTAATTTGACTAATGACAACCCTATTGGCTGTCATCAAATTGCTGAATATGGAGGATTGGAGATTATGCCTCTGTTAATTGCTCAGCATTTTCCTTCTTTCAGTTCATCTTCATTGCCCACTTTTCACATAAAGGAAAATAAGCCAAACAGTGTGAAAGACCATCGACATGATAGGCATCTCACTGATCATGAGATAGATTTTATTGTTGCTATTCTTGGCCTGCTTGTAAACTTGGTAGAGAAGGATGGCCATAATAG ATCACGGCTTGCAGCAGCCAGTGTTCTGCTACCATGCTCAGAAGTCTTAGACCATGAGATTCGGAAGGATGTTATTCCATTATTATGCTCTATTTTCTTGGCTAACCAAGGTGGAAGTGAGGATAGCAATGAAGATAAATATCTGCTACTG AATGAGGAGGCAGCTATTCTGCAAGGGGAAAAAGAAGCTAGGAAAACGATCGTGGAGGCTTATTCAGCACTGCTTCTAGCCTTTCTATCCACTGACAG CAATGACATTCACGAAGCAGTTGCCAACAATCTTCCAGATCATAATTTGTCCATTCTTGTGCCTGTGTTGGAAAGATTTGTG GAATTTCATTTGGCCTTAAAGATGATTTCTCCAGCGACCCATAAAGCTGTTAGTGAGGTCATTGAATCATGTAAAGTTCGTTGA
- the LOC130955450 gene encoding uncharacterized protein LOC130955450: protein MTSLQLSGITATLLLGGRTAHSRFKIPINAEPSSMCNISKQSDIAKLIRQMTAIIWDEAPMANKETMKSLNRTLRGILENNNPFGGKVMVMGGNFRQVLPVVPKGSKLQMIYASIVKSHLWASTKILQLRQNMQSLNDHNFAEYLMRMGDGIERTIYEDLVHIEAHMAIPRKGEASLHKLIEETFSNLQSHE, encoded by the exons ATGACCAGTCTGCAGCTTTCAG GAATAACTGCAACTTTACTGCTTGGTGGTCGAACAGCTCATTCTAGATTTAAGATCCCAATCAATGCAGAGCCATCATCCATGTGCAATATAAGTAAACAATCTGATATCGCAAAACTGATTAGGCAGATGACAGCGATAATTTGGGATGAAGCACCAATGGCTAATAAAGAGACAATGAAATCATTAAACCGCACATTGCGAGGCATATTAGAAAACAATAATCCATTTGGAGGAAAGGTGATGGTTATGGGTGGGAATTTTCGCCAAGTATTACCTGTTGTGCCGAAAGGAAGTAAGTTGCAAATGATTTATGCTTCTATTGTTAAATCACATTTGTGGGCATCAACCAAAATTCTTCAATTGCGACAAAATATGCAATCTCTTAATGATCATAATTTTGCGGAGTATCTCATGCGAATGGGGGATGGGATTGAGCGTACCATATATGAGGACTTGGTACACATAGAAGCACACATGGCAATACCAAGAAAAGGTGAGGCATCATTACACAAATTAATAGAAGAAACTTTTTCAAATTTGCAATCTCATGAGTAG
- the LOC130954343 gene encoding probable polyol transporter 4 isoform X2, with product MVDVGVMSGAIIFIQQDLKITEVQQEVLVGILSIISLLGSLAGGKTSDVIGRKWTIGLAAVIFQTGGAIMALAPSFKVLMIGRLLAGVGIGFGVMIAPVYIAEISPAVARGSLTSFPEICINLGILLGYISNYEFSELPSHINWRLMLGVGLLPSVVIALALFIIPESPRWLVMQNRVEAARLVLRKISESEKEAEEKLKEIQVAAGLANAEKYEAKAVWKEILCPSPPVRRMLITGCGIQCFQQITGIDTTVYYSPIIFKNAGITETTQLLAATVTVGFTKTLFILIAIFLIDKVGRKPLLYASTIGMTVCLFSLSLSLAFLDHAKVGIVLAILSVCGNVASFSVGLGPICWVLSSEIFPLRLRAQASALGAVGSRVSSGIISMSFLSVSRAITVAGTFFVFGIISCSAVAFVHYCVPETKGKTLEEIEVLFHDKDDESRGNEVEMGDVERLMQKS from the exons ATGGTTg ATGTTGGTGTTATGAGTGGAGCGATTATATTCATTCAACAGGATCTGAAGATCACTGAGGTTCAACAAGAAGTTCTTGTTGGAATTTTGAGCATAATATCGCTGTTGGGTAGTTTAGCAGGTGGAAAGACATCTGATGTCATTGGTAGAAAATGGACAATTGGTTTGGCTGCTGTCATCTTCCAAACCGGTGGAGCCATTATGGCTCTTGCGCCTTCTTTTAAAGTACTGATGATAGGAAGACTCTTGGCCGGGGTGGGTATAGGTTTCGGCGTCATGATTGCGCCTGTGTATATTGCTGAAATATCTCCTGCCGTTGCTAGGGGATCTCTTACATCCTTCCCTGAGATATGCATAAATTTGGGAATCCTTCTTGGCTACATATCAAATTATGAATTTTCGGAGCTTCCATCGCATATAAATTGGAGGCTAATGCTTGGTGTGGGACTTCTTCCTTCGGTGGTTATTGCTCTTGCTTTGTTTATCATTCCTGAATCTCCGAGATGGCTTGTGATGCAGAATAGAGTTGAAGCAGCGAGGCTGGTGCTGAGGAAGATAAGCGAGAGCGAAAAGGAGGCTGAGGAAAAGTTGAAAGAAATCCAGGTAGCTGCTGGATTAGCTAATGCTGAGAAGTATGAAGCTAAAGCTGTTTGGAAAGAAATATTATGTCCTTCACCTCCGGTTCGAAGAATGCTTATAACTGGTTGTGGAATTCAATGTTTCCAACAGATTACAGGCATAGACACAACTGTGTATTACAGCCCAATAATCTTCAAGAATGCTGGTATCACTGAGACCACTCAGCTTCTTGCAGCAACAGTCACTGTTGGCTTCACCAAAACACTCTTCATCCTGATAGCTATATTTCTGATTGACAAAGTGGGGCGAAAGCCGTTGCTTTATGCAAGCACAATTGGGATGACAGTCTGTTTATTTAGCCTGAGCCTCTCTCTAGCTTTTCTGGATCATGCAAAAGTTGGGATTGTATTGGCAATCCTATCAGTTTGTGGAAATGTAGCTTCTTTCTCAGTAGGACTTGGCCCTATATGCTGGGTTCTGTCATCAGAGATATTCCCTTTGAGACTTAGAGCTCAAGCATCAGCTCTTGGAGCCGTCGGAAGTAGGGTAAGTAGTGGCATCATATCCATGTCCTTCCTCTCGGTCAGTCGTGCAATCACAGTTGCAGGAACCTTCTTTGTGTTTGGCATCATCTCATGTTCTGCCGTCGCCTTTGTTCATTACTGTGTTCCAGAGACAAAAGGGAAGACTTTGGAGGAAATTGAGGTTCTCTTCCATGATAAAGATGATGAATCACGGGGAAATGAGGTTGAAATGGGAGATGTAGAGCGCCTGATGCAGAAGTCATGA